One Trichormus variabilis 0441 genomic window, TTTCAAATACTTCTGTCGCGGAGAAAGCGGGAACTGTTTCTGGAATAAAGGCTGCTTCAGTCTCTAGTTGAGGCAACAGCAAATTTCTGACTCTATCTTGTGTATATTGTCTTACGGAAGTCATTGTGTTCAAAAGAACCAAAGCTTTAGAAATTACTTCTGTTTGCGCCCGATTCTGGAGTATGCTGGATAAAGCAGCCCCACTTACTACAATGCTAATGATAAAAACGATAGTTAATAGTAAGTTGAATTTTGTACCGATCTTTATTTTTTTTAACATTAGTGTAATTTTTTTAGATAAAGCTTTATCAAGGATTGTAGTAAAATACTTTAGCGAAGATAGCTTATAAAAGCAAGATAGTTTATTAATTATAATTAGTGATGTCTAGGAAGTTTTCACGGCGTTTTTTTTTGGACAATCAATTTTCTTAATAGTTAATGCCTGTACGTCTCAACAGCAATCTAATGGTTTATTAACTATTGGTGTAATTAACTATGATGGTGGAGCAAAAATAATCAATCAGTATGCTGGCTTTAAGCGTTATTTAGGAGAAAGAACAAAAGCTAAGATTACTTTAGAACCTACTTTTAATGAAAATAAGGCGATTGAGCGCCTAGAATCTCGTGCCTGGTCATTAGTATTTGCTCCACCAGGCATAGCAGCTATAGCGATTTCCCGCTATCAATATATTCCTCTATTTCCTTTAATTGGTGTAAATAATTTGCGTTGCGTTTTCATTACCCGCGAGGACAGCAACATCCGTGATTTACAAGATTTACAGCGTAAAACAGTAGCTTTAGGACAATTAGGGTCAGCGACAGGATATTATTTACCTCTTTATAATCTATATGGTCTAACGCTGGCGGAAATTTTGTCTGCACCTACACCAAGAACTATTATGGAATGGGTAGCTGAAGGAAAAGTAGCAGCTGGTGCTGTTTCTATGGCAGAATTTAATCTTTATAGATCAAAATTCCCAGGAACTAAATTTCGCGTCCTCTACACAGATCCACACTATGTTCCACCTGGTGTTGTGTTGATGGAATCAACGATAGAAAGCAAACGCCAAGAATTCATTCGCAAAGTTATGAGTGAGTTTCCTTCAACTTCGGCTCAAGAGATTGGCTATATACCCAATGCACAAATCCCAAATTACAAATACATGATTAGTGTGGTGGAACGAGTACAACCAATTGCTTCTCAATTGCAAAGTAAGCCAGTGCAGTTATTTAATAAAACAATTTAAATTTCTGTTAGCGAGAGTTTAGCACAGTATTGACAGCATCACTGCTAAAAACCCTACCTCGTTTTAGCTGATAGCAAAATAAGGTAGGGTTTTGTGGTAATTTAATATGTCTAACCTTGATGGCGAGGGGCATTGAAGGCTTCCCAGGCGGCTTTGGCGGCATTCTGTAGACGGACACTAAAATCTACAAAATCTTTCATCATTAAGTGCCAGTTTTTTTCGGTTTCGTCCTTCAAAACAGCCCAAAAGTATTCTAAGCGATCGCTGCGATCCATAATTCTTTCCCTATCAAGATTTTCTCGTATCTTCCGAACAGCGTTTAAGTAAGTTTCGCGGGTGAAAGTTCCTGCTGATTCAGCTTCAGCTTGCGCGCGTCTTCTGAGTGCTTCAATCAGCGCTTTAGTTTCGCGCTTTACTTCGTCACTTTCGCCAGCCATTTCCGCTTCCACTATTTCATCAGTTTGAGGACTAATTTCTACCACCACGGTAGATTCAACAATTTCGACAGATTCGATAATTTCGATGTTGTCAGCATTCATAGTTGAAATATCCTTGGAGTCATGAGTTAACAGTCGATAGTTATCTACTACCTAAGCTATTGTCGGCAGTTGTTTTTCTAACTTCAGCAGTGCTTGAACTCTTGCTTCGGTGGATGGATGGCTGGAAAATAAGTTACCTAAAAACTGCCCAGAAATGGAGTTGATAATTAATAGCGGCTCAAAAGCTGGGTTAGCATTTAAAGGTATTTGTCGCGCTGCGGCTTCTAGTCTTTGTAATGCGCGGGCTAGGGCGCGGGGATTACCTGTTAATCTGGCAGAACCAGCATCAGCAGAAAATTCTCTAGTGCGGGATATAGCTAGCTGAATGATAGTAGCTGCTATAGGTGCAAGCACAACAGTTAACAAAACACCTAAAGGATTTCCGCCTCTTTCGTTATCTCGTCCACCTATTCCGCCGAACCATAAGCTATAACTCACCATTTGCGCCAAGAAAGAGATAGCACCGGCAACAGTAGCGGCTACAGCTTGTGTTAACGTGTCGCGGTTAATAATATGTGTAAGTTCGTGGGCAATGACCGCTTCTAATTCATCTTCTGGCAATATATTTAAAATACCTTCGGTGACAGCCACCGCCGCGTGTTCTGGATCTCTTCCTGTCGCAAAAGCATTAGCAGTTTGACCTGGAACAATATACACTCCTGGCATGGGAATATTAGCACGTTGTGATAATCTTTGCACCATACGATAAAGTCTTGGCGCTTGACTTTCACTCACAGGTTGGGCGCGGTAAACTGCCAAGGCAATCTTATCTGATTGATACCATGACAGCAGGTTTGTCACTGCCGCCAAGCCAATGCCAATAATCAAGCCGCTACTACCGCCAATTACCCAATAACTGATAGCAATTAGTAAGCCACTGAGGGCAGCAAGCAAAGCAAGCGTTTTAAATTGATTTCCCATATTTGCGCTCTCCTGCTAATGCTGTATTGATTTTTTTAATCTTTATCTAGACAACAAGATTACTTTAGTTGCACTTTGATTGTATCTATCTAAACAGGGATTTATCAGGTAGAAATTGCGCTCCAACATGAGTACGGTTTTCCGTCTCAAGTGGCAATAATATCGTGTTAACTATTCAATATCATTTTGGGATTACTGTATTGCTGAATACTATTTTAGAATTAATTAATAGTTATTTAAACGCATACCGCCAAGGTGGAAATTTCAGGTTAGAAGCGCAGAGATTTAGGGAATATTTTGTGTTTTAAAACGTGAAATTTTCTCTAAATGAGGGATAATTTTAGGGTATTGAGGAATTAGTTTGACTCGTTTGAGATTTAACGCCATCACCTACCCTGAGGCGTAGGTTGCAGGTGTTCATCTCCCCAACTTTTTTAAAAAAGTCGGGGAGCTATAGGACTCATACTTGATTTTTGAAATATACGTAGGGTGGGCATTGCCCACCAAAACCATGAGCCGGTGGGCAATGCCCACCCTACTTGAATTTTGCGGAAAGTTCTGTAGGCGGTGAATCCAGTGCTGTAGGAGGGTTTCCCTCCGCAGGCAACTGGTGAACCCGGAGGGGTTTCCCGCCGTAGGAACGCCACTTGCTACAAGCCGGGGAACCCGTCCAACGCAGTGGCTCAACTTTTCAAGACGAATTTTGAATTTTGAATTGGAGCGAAGCGACTGGACCGTAACAAATAATCAAAAGGTGATATCGTAAGAGTTACTAATGGCGATGGAGTTCGCCCAAACCGCTATTCTAGTCAAAAAATAAATCTAGAAGGCTGATGACTCCTACTACTCTTGCTTGCTGCGGGAGGGTAGGAGTTTGTTGTATACATTACCTAGCTTCCTTGTAGTAAGTTTTGATCTACAAACCGCAACACTGGCAGTCAAGGTATGTTATTCAGCATATTGTGGATTTTAATCATGGGCTTTTTTGCGGGACAACTTGCCCGCCGCTTAACAGCACCCCCTTTAATTGGGATGATTTTAGTTGGGATTATTCTTGGCCCTCAAGTCCGTAACCTCATCAGTCAAGATGTGCTTGGTGCTGCGGATGAATTGAGAACGGTGGCGGTGACAATTATCCTGATGAAAGCTGGACTGGGATTGGACAGGGAAAAACTGGCTCAACAGGGAAGTGTGGCATTGCGCTTGGGATTTCTACCTGCAACAACCGAAGCGATCGCCATTGCTATTGCTTCTATAATTATTTTTAAATTCGATTTTCCTACTGGTTTACTTTTAGGCTGTGTCATCGGTGCTGAGTCGCCGGCTGTAATTGTGCCAGGGATGTTGAGGCTGAAAAGTCTAGGCTTGGGAGTCACAAAAGGAATTCCCGATGCCATCTTGACTGGTAGTGCCTTATCTGATGTCTTGCTATTACTTGTCTTTAGTTTATTGTTGAATTTCTTAAGTGATGGTGGTGTTGAGCAAATCACTCTTATAGGAGGATTTACATTAAATGCAGTGTATTTACTCCCCATCCAAATACTCATGCAAATCGTCTTGGGGTTGTTCTTGGGGTATTTAGCTGCTCGGTTATTAGTTTTGCTATTAACAAAACAAAACTGGACTCAAAATGCCGTTCAAGATACCGTAATTGCCGCTAGTTTAGCTTTATTTTTAGTAATTATTGCTAATACTCTACCTTACTTCTCCGGCTATTTAGCAACAATGGCGATGGGATTTTTCTTAATTGAATTAGATGCTCCCTTAGCGAGAAGATTACGCGGCGGATTTGATAGTTTATGGGTAGTAGCGGAGATTTTTTTGTTTGTCTTGTTGGGGGCAACAATTCAACTACAAGTTTTAGAAAACATCTTGCTACCAGGAATATTAATCCTGTCCATTGGTTTATTTATTGGTCGAATGATTGGTTGGTATCTTTCAACTTTGGGGAGTAATTGGAACTGGCACGAAAGACTGTTTCTGCTACCAGGAAACTCAGCTAAAGCCACAGTGCAAGCCGCCATTGGGGCAATTCCCCTAGCCCAAGGTATTGCGGGAGGAGAGATAATTTTAGCGATCGCTGTCCTTTCAATTCTCATTACTGCACCCTTGGGCGCTTGGGCAACAACTGTCTTTGCACCCAAATTGTTAAGGAGAGGAGAAGTTGACCCTACAAAAGTGACAATAGCTACACGTACTTTATTGCTAGCAGCAGTAGATACATCAAGTTTAGCCATAGAGGTTTTAACCAAAGTTGCAGATTTAGCACGACGCAGTAACGGTGAGGCGATCGTGTTACACGTAGTCAATACCTCGAATCAGCAAGATGTTGAACAAATACAAGCACAAGCAAAACAGCTATTATCCGATATTAGATATAAATTCCTCACTATTACTGGTGCTGTTCCCGAAGAAATTCTTCGCATTGCCGAGACATATAATGCAACGGCAATTGTGATGGGAAAACGAGGGCATCAACCTTGGGAGAAAGTACTCATCGGCTCAGTCTCCCAAGCAGTCATCGAAAATAGTTCCATTCCCGTCATCTTGCTGGACACCCGGCCGAAAAAAAATTAAATCTGGCTGCACAGAATTGATTAGACTACGGAAGACAGTTTACTCTGTTGTAGATATCGAAATTCAACAGAAGTTGGGACTATCTCCCGTTACTGCATAGTTTTGTATGAGAATTGCCTTATTCACCGAAACTTTTTTGCCTAAGGTTGACGGTATTGTGACACGCTTGCGCCACACCGTTGATCATCTACAACGTCTGGGAAATGAAGTTTTAGTGATTGCCCCTGATGGGGGAGTTACTGAACACAAAGGAGCGAAAGTTTACGGCGTTAGCGGCTTTCCCTTGCCTCTGTATCCAGAGTTAAAAATGGCACTTCCTCGCCCAGCTATTGGTTACGCCTTAGAAGAGTTTCAACCAGATATTATTCATGTTGTGAATCCGGCGGTCTTAGGTTTGTCAGGAATTTTTTACAGTAAAGTCCAAAAAATTCCCTTAGTAGCTTCTTACCATACTCATCTACCCAAATATCTCCAACATTATGGTTTAGGAATGCTGGAAGGGTTGCTGTGGGAACTGCTAAAAGGAGCGCACAATCAAGCCACCTTAAATCTTTGTACTTCCACCGCGATGGTGGCAGAACTATCAGGACACGGTATCGAACGAGTGGATTTATGGCAAAGAGGAGTAGACACAGAATTATTTCACCCTGATTTAGCCAGCTTAGAGATGCGATCGCACCTCTCACAAAACCACCCAGAAAACCCCCTATTATTATATGTAGGTCGTCTTTCTGCCGAAAAAGAAATTGAGCGCATCAAACCCATCCTAGAAGCAATTCCCCAAGCGAGATTAGCCCTGGTGGGAGATGGCCCCCACCGCCAAGCATTAGAAAAACATTTCTCCGGTACAAATACTCATTTCGTCGGCTATCTCACAGGACGTGAATTAGGTGCGGCTTTCGCCAGCGCCGATGCCTTTATCTTTCCCTCTCGCACAGAAACCCTCGGTTTAGTATTACTAGAAGCAATGGCGGCTGGCTGTCCAGTAGTCGCAGCCCGTTCCGGCGGTATTCCTGATATAGTCACAGATGGGGTAAATGGTTATCTTTTCAACCCAAAAGCCGATATTCAAGATGCCATTAATGCAACCGTTCGCCTTTTAGAAAACGCTCAAGAACGTGATACCATCCGTCAAAATGCTCGTCGAGAAGCTGAAAGGTGGGGATGGGCAGCTGCTACACGTCAGCTACAAGATTATTACCAAAAAGTGTTGATTACAGAAAACTTAGCAAAAGTAAGTTGAAGAAAGCAGAGGAAAAGAAAACTATTAGCAACGGACAACGGACAACGGACAACGGACACCTGACCAATAACTAATGACTCTTCCCAATCCCGGTAGCGTTTTGGCTTCGTTAACAGAACTGACTCAAGTTAATCGTACCCACGCTTTATTGCGTCGGGTCAAAGACCTTTCTGTTAACGAATTTGTTTGCCTGCTAGACTTTATCACTGCCGAATTTCAACAGTTTCTCAGAGCAATTGAACTCATTAACAATGAAGCTCTGGAGAATATGCTGGAAAAAGTGTTAGAAGCAATTACACTGAAAATCGGTCAAATTCTGCAAGCAGAACACACAGCTATTTTTTTAGTTGATTATGATAAATGTCAACTGTGGTCAAAAGTTCCTCAAGATAATGGGCAAAAATTTTTAGAAATTCGTACTCCCATTACCGTGGGAATTCCTGGTCATGTTGCTAGCACAGGTCAATATTTAAATATCTCTGAAACTTCTACCCATCCTTTGTTTAGCCCAGAATTAGAGAAACAAATGGGCTATAAAATTAATAATATTTTATGTATGCCTGTCCTTAGCAGTAAAGATCAAATTGTCGCAGTAGTACAATTAGCAAATAAGACAGGAAATATACCCTTCAATCGAGATGATGAAGAATCTTTCCGTGATTTTGCTGCTTCTATTGGGATTATTTTAGAAACCTGTCAATCTTTTTATGTTGCAGCTCGCAATCAACGGGGAGTCACAGCACTTTTACGCGCTACTCAAACACTAGGGCAAAGTTTAGATTTAGAAGCTACTTTGCAAATAGTGATGGAACAAGCCAGAATTTTGATGCAGGCAGACCGCAGCACATTATTTCTGTATCGCAAAGAAATGGGTGAACTCTGGACTAAAGTAGCAGTAGCAGCAGATACCACACAGTTAATAGAAATTCGGATTCCCTCTAACCGTGGTATTGCTGGTTATGTAGCATCTACAGGGGATGCGCTGAATATTGCTGATGCTTATAAAGACCCCCGTTTTGATCCCACAACAGACAGAAAAACAGGTTATTTGACCAGAAATATTTTGTGTTTGCCAGTCTTTAATTCAGCCAATGAGTTGATAGGAGTAACACAGTTAATTAATAAGCAACAAGGAAGTTTTACTGCTTCTGATGAAGAGTTTATGCGGGCTTTTAATATTCAAGCCGGAGTTGCTTTAGAAAATGCTCGTTTATTTGAAAATGTATTACTAGAAAAACAATATCAAAAAGACATTTTACAAAGCTTGTCAGATGCTGTAATTTCTACAGATATGGCTGGGAGAATTGTCACAATTAATGATGCAGCCTTGGAATTACTGGGCTGTCCTTTAGCTGATGCTCATCATAAAAGTAATAAGCTGCTGTGGGAACAAAATTTAATTGGTCGCGTAGTTTGGGAAATTGTGCCAATTGAAAATTTGCAGATGCGCTTAGAAGATAGTTTAAAAAGTGGTGCTAAACATTATGTGCCAGAACAAAGTTTGACGGTGGGAATTTATCAATTACAAATGTCTGAAAGTCGGGTTTTGCATGAAACTCAAGACTACTCTATTTTGACAGTACGCGATCGCACCAACCCAGATATTTTTCTTCCCTGGAATTTACCCCAAACCCCCCAGTCGCAGTTTATCACCCCGGAAAAGTTACAAATCCTCGAACGCAGCATTAATCTCACCGTTAATCCCTTAACGAACCCAGAAGGCGGCGTTCGTGGCGGTTTGGTGGTTTTGGAAGATATTAGTCAAGAGAAGCGCCTCAAAACTACTATGTATCGCTACCTTACACCCCATGTCGCTGAACAAGTAATGGCTTTAGGGGAAGATGCTTTAATGGTCGGTGAACGCAAGGAGGTGACTGTTTTGTTTTCAGATATCCGAGGCTACACCACACTTACCGAAAATCTAGGTGCGGCTGAGGTGGTATCACTCCTGAACCAATATTTTGAAACAATGGTTGAAGCAGTTTTCAACTATGAAGGCACACTGGATAAATTTATTGGCGATGCTTTAATGGCTGTTTTTGGCGCGCCATTACCACTCACAGAGAATCATGCTTGGCAAGCCGTACAGTCAGCCTTAGATATGCGCCAACGCCTGAAGGAATTCAACCAACGACGCATCATTCAAGCACAACCACAAATCAAAATTGGTATTGGTATTAGTTCTGGAGAAGTAGTTTCAGGTAATATCGGTTCTCACAAACGCATGGATTACACTGTCATTGGTGATGGTGTAAATTTAAGTTCCCGCT contains:
- a CDS encoding phosphate/phosphite/phosphonate ABC transporter substrate-binding protein, translating into MNQYAGFKRYLGERTKAKITLEPTFNENKAIERLESRAWSLVFAPPGIAAIAISRYQYIPLFPLIGVNNLRCVFITREDSNIRDLQDLQRKTVALGQLGSATGYYLPLYNLYGLTLAEILSAPTPRTIMEWVAEGKVAAGAVSMAEFNLYRSKFPGTKFRVLYTDPHYVPPGVVLMESTIESKRQEFIRKVMSEFPSTSAQEIGYIPNAQIPNYKYMISVVERVQPIASQLQSKPVQLFNKTI
- a CDS encoding zinc metalloprotease HtpX yields the protein MGNQFKTLALLAALSGLLIAISYWVIGGSSGLIIGIGLAAVTNLLSWYQSDKIALAVYRAQPVSESQAPRLYRMVQRLSQRANIPMPGVYIVPGQTANAFATGRDPEHAAVAVTEGILNILPEDELEAVIAHELTHIINRDTLTQAVAATVAGAISFLAQMVSYSLWFGGIGGRDNERGGNPLGVLLTVVLAPIAATIIQLAISRTREFSADAGSARLTGNPRALARALQRLEAAARQIPLNANPAFEPLLIINSISGQFLGNLFSSHPSTEARVQALLKLEKQLPTIA
- a CDS encoding cation:proton antiporter, which produces MLFSILWILIMGFFAGQLARRLTAPPLIGMILVGIILGPQVRNLISQDVLGAADELRTVAVTIILMKAGLGLDREKLAQQGSVALRLGFLPATTEAIAIAIASIIIFKFDFPTGLLLGCVIGAESPAVIVPGMLRLKSLGLGVTKGIPDAILTGSALSDVLLLLVFSLLLNFLSDGGVEQITLIGGFTLNAVYLLPIQILMQIVLGLFLGYLAARLLVLLLTKQNWTQNAVQDTVIAASLALFLVIIANTLPYFSGYLATMAMGFFLIELDAPLARRLRGGFDSLWVVAEIFLFVLLGATIQLQVLENILLPGILILSIGLFIGRMIGWYLSTLGSNWNWHERLFLLPGNSAKATVQAAIGAIPLAQGIAGGEIILAIAVLSILITAPLGAWATTVFAPKLLRRGEVDPTKVTIATRTLLLAAVDTSSLAIEVLTKVADLARRSNGEAIVLHVVNTSNQQDVEQIQAQAKQLLSDIRYKFLTITGAVPEEILRIAETYNATAIVMGKRGHQPWEKVLIGSVSQAVIENSSIPVILLDTRPKKN
- a CDS encoding glycosyltransferase family 4 protein, coding for MRIALFTETFLPKVDGIVTRLRHTVDHLQRLGNEVLVIAPDGGVTEHKGAKVYGVSGFPLPLYPELKMALPRPAIGYALEEFQPDIIHVVNPAVLGLSGIFYSKVQKIPLVASYHTHLPKYLQHYGLGMLEGLLWELLKGAHNQATLNLCTSTAMVAELSGHGIERVDLWQRGVDTELFHPDLASLEMRSHLSQNHPENPLLLYVGRLSAEKEIERIKPILEAIPQARLALVGDGPHRQALEKHFSGTNTHFVGYLTGRELGAAFASADAFIFPSRTETLGLVLLEAMAAGCPVVAARSGGIPDIVTDGVNGYLFNPKADIQDAINATVRLLENAQERDTIRQNARREAERWGWAAATRQLQDYYQKVLITENLAKVS
- a CDS encoding GAF domain-containing protein; amino-acid sequence: MTLPNPGSVLASLTELTQVNRTHALLRRVKDLSVNEFVCLLDFITAEFQQFLRAIELINNEALENMLEKVLEAITLKIGQILQAEHTAIFLVDYDKCQLWSKVPQDNGQKFLEIRTPITVGIPGHVASTGQYLNISETSTHPLFSPELEKQMGYKINNILCMPVLSSKDQIVAVVQLANKTGNIPFNRDDEESFRDFAASIGIILETCQSFYVAARNQRGVTALLRATQTLGQSLDLEATLQIVMEQARILMQADRSTLFLYRKEMGELWTKVAVAADTTQLIEIRIPSNRGIAGYVASTGDALNIADAYKDPRFDPTTDRKTGYLTRNILCLPVFNSANELIGVTQLINKQQGSFTASDEEFMRAFNIQAGVALENARLFENVLLEKQYQKDILQSLSDAVISTDMAGRIVTINDAALELLGCPLADAHHKSNKLLWEQNLIGRVVWEIVPIENLQMRLEDSLKSGAKHYVPEQSLTVGIYQLQMSESRVLHETQDYSILTVRDRTNPDIFLPWNLPQTPQSQFITPEKLQILERSINLTVNPLTNPEGGVRGGLVVLEDISQEKRLKTTMYRYLTPHVAEQVMALGEDALMVGERKEVTVLFSDIRGYTTLTENLGAAEVVSLLNQYFETMVEAVFNYEGTLDKFIGDALMAVFGAPLPLTENHAWQAVQSALDMRQRLKEFNQRRIIQAQPQIKIGIGISSGEVVSGNIGSHKRMDYTVIGDGVNLSSRLEAVTKEYGCDIILSEFTYQLCSDRIWVRQLDKIRVKGKHQAVNIYELISDRSTPLDDNTQEFLFHYHNGRTAYLSRDFTQAIACFNLAKHIRPTDQAVNIHLERAYNYQHTPPPPQWDGVWTIFTK